From a single Sander vitreus isolate 19-12246 chromosome 4, sanVit1, whole genome shotgun sequence genomic region:
- the il10 gene encoding interleukin-10: MTPRSLLLSVLVLLAFFSTACCSPITCNNQCCRFVEAFPGRLKKLREDYSQIRDFYEANDDLDTALLDQSVEDSFKSPFACHAMNSILEFYLSTVLPTAMAGVTEETNNLKPYMESIHQIFNDLKTDVTKCRNYFSCKKQFDIENLNSTYTQMESKGPYKAMSELDLLFNYIETYLASKRQRHRMAAV, from the exons ATGACTCCTCGGTCTCTCCTCCTGTCCGTCCTGGTTCTCTTGGCTTTCTTCAGCACAGCCTGCTGTTCTCCCATCACGTGCAATAACCAGTGCTGTCGTTTCGTGGAGGCCTTCCCTGGCAGGCTAAAGAAGCTCAGAGAGGACTATTCACAAATCAGAGACTTCTAT GAAGCAAACGATGACTTGGACACAGCGCTGCTAGACCAGAGCGTCGAGGACTCTTTTAAA AGCCCGTTTGCCTGCCACGCCATGAACAGCATACTGGAGTTTTATCTGAGCACTGTTCTGCCGACAGCCATGGCCGGAGTGACGGAGGAGACCAATAACTTAAAGCCTTACATGGAGTCCATACATCAGATCTTTAACGACCTCAAGACAGATGTCACCAAATGT AGAAATTACTTTTCCTGCAAGAAACAGTTTGACATTGAAAACCTCAACTCTACTTACACTCAG ATGGAGAGTAAAGGTCCATATAAGGCCATGAGCGAGCTGGATCTGCTGTTTAACTACATTGAGACCTATCTAGCTTCTAAACGGCAAAGACACAGAATGGCCGCTGTTTAA